A section of the Pristiophorus japonicus isolate sPriJap1 chromosome 4, sPriJap1.hap1, whole genome shotgun sequence genome encodes:
- the nkx2.1 gene encoding homeobox protein Nkx-2.1, whose amino-acid sequence MSMSPKHTTPFSVSDILSPIEESYKKVGMDAAGNLGVHLTTYRQPQVSQPGMQQHPIGHNTSVPAATYHMSHGVPQLSHAAMGGYCNGNIGNMGELPAYQDTMRNSASATGWYGTNPDPRFSSISRFMAPSSGMNMGGMGALGSLGDVGKPMAPLQSTPRRKRRVLFSQAQVYELERRFKQQKYLSAPEREHLASMIHLTPTQVKIWFQNHRYKMKRQAKDKAAQQHMQQDNNTCQQQQQSPRRVAVPVLVKDGKPCQGGANAPSTTMQTQQLQSTNTPITVATNGTAHGPSQQANSTGQTSELGQTSGSPSSIQSHVTSLSHLNSSSSDYGTAMSCSTLLYGRTW is encoded by the exons ATGTCGATGAGCCCCAAGCATACTACGCCCTTCTCAGTTTCAGATATTTTGAGCCCCATCGAAGAGAGCTACAAGAAAGTTGGCATGGACGCAGCGGGTAACCTCGGAGTTCACTTGACAACTTACCGGCAGCCACAGGTCTCTCAGCCGGGCATGCAACAACACCCGATCGGACATAATACGTCGGTGCCTGCGGCGACTTACCACATGTCGCACGGGGTCCCCCAGCTTTCACACGCTGCTATGGGAGGCTACTGCAACGGCAATATTGGCAACATGGGCGAGCTTCCTGCTTACCAAGATACCATGAGGAACAGTGCAAGCGCGACAGGCTGGTACGGGACGAATCCGGATCCACGCTTTTCATCCA tTTCCCGCTTCATGGCCCCGTCCTCAGGAATGAACATGGGCGGAATGGGTGCATTGGGTTCTCTTGGAGACGTTGGCAAACCCATGGCTCCTCTCCAGAGTACACCTAGGAGAAAACGCAGAGTGCTTTTCTCTCAAGCCCAGGTTTATGAGTTAGAGAGGCGCTTCAAGCAGCAGAAATACCTCTCAGCCCCTGAAAGAGAACATTTGGCCAGTATGATCCATCTCACGCCCACTCAGGTGAAGATCTGGTTCCAGAACCACCGTTATAAGATGAAGCGGCAAGCCAAAGACAAGGCAGCTCAGCAGCACATGCAGCAGGACAACAACACTTGCCAACAGCAGCAGCAGTCTCCGAGAAGAGTAGCTGTACCTGTTCTGGTTAAAGATGGAAAACCATGCCAAGGAGGTGCCAATGCCCCAAGCACGACTATGCAGACCCAGCAACTGCAATCGACCAACACACCGATCACAGTGGCTACCAATGGCACTGCTCACGGCCCAAGCCAGCAAGCAAATAGCACAGGTCAGACATCGGAATTAGGGCAAACCTCAGGAAGTCCTTCGTCTATCCAAAGCCACGTCACTAGCTTGTCTCACCTAAACTCTTCTAGTTCTGATTATGGTACAGCCATGTCATGCTCTACTTTACTGTATGGTAGGACCTGGTGA